The genomic DNA GCACCGGTATCACCTGGTGTACCAATGCCAGACCATCATAACTATACTCAATTTGGGATATTGGCAACTCAGTTCCTGAACCAGATCCCTCGATCCCGCTGGCTGTTGGGCATATTGCGTGAAATCTGGGACACACAATCTGTAATTAGACTCTGTTTCCGAGGGTTTGGGTTACTCTATTCTTCGTTAATATTTGGATTcatgctttttttttttacaaacaCTGCCGTATGTCATTACGTGACCCGACGTACTGCCAATGCCTCAATCGTTCATTATAAGCTTTGTTAATTCCATGAAGTTTCGCTTATTCCATAAGATTGGCATAGACCAAGCAATTAGCACTTATTAATTAGATGGTAACTCCTTTCCGGCATTGGGTTCTCTCCTCAGGCACCACATAACGAAGTCGCCATGCGTGGAGGGAAactccttctttgatttgacCTGAAACCCGAAGCTGCCATAAAACAACATCTGATAATTATAAGAATTGAGTATATGTAAGTTTCTGCTATTCGGATGGAAGGGATGGCCTATAACTCACATTGGCTTCATTGGCGGTTTCCACACAAGACGCAATTCCCTGCGCGTCGATCTACACGTAACTGAGTTGAATATAAAACCATCGCCATAGATGAAGCACATACTTGAGGCAGCATATAATCAATTAGAGCCCTTCCCACTCCCCTTCTGTGGAAATTAGGGTGAACTCCGAGTACTTGCAAGTGAAACAGCCCTTTCTTAACCCCTTCACCAAGCCCGTCCAAGGTGAGTTGACTATAGCGTGGGAGCATCTACTGGGTCACAATCAGGGACAGTTAGAACGAAAGAACAAGAATATGAACATCAATTGACATACCACTTCCTTCCACCACTGACGGGTTTCGGATCCAGTTTATTCGAAAAATGTGTCCAATATACCAGTTGCTCAGGGTCATTTCTGATTTGACAATATGAGTGGACACGATTAGAAGGTAGACAATTTAGATATACTCGTCAAGAAATTGCTTTCCTGGTCCATACCAGATAGCAATCCCAGCTAGGCGTTCAACTCCCTCGATGTCAATAAAGGCGCCAAACACACGTCCAGCGCCCATAAGTGCTGTCTGAAGTTCTACCCTATGGAAATCGTTGTGTATTTCGGGATTTTTCTCGTATGTATATCCCACCGCAGGGAAGGTCATAGGATCTGGATCAGAGGGTTCTACCACATCTGGGATGAGTTATATCCTGATTCGTGGCGATTTTCACTTACTCGAAAATGCTAAACTAAGCAAATTTATCATTTCTTCAAGGCAGGTATCTATGGCGGGCTTGTTATGAACATCAACGTATGTGCATATTTTTCAAAGTAAACTTGCCAAAGTCCGGTATATCTTTTGTGATTTCAGTTACTACGGGAGACGCTTTGAACATATTGGAGACGCCCTGATTTAATTTAAACGAAATTTATGCCAGGAGAACTATGGAGGTTGAGTTACCTGCAATTGGGTTTTAACGGCCAGTGTAAGAAGATGATAACGGCAGATGACTCACTGGTTAGTCAATTTGCATATACTTGCTCGAGGGCTTAATTGCTTCACACGTTGGTACATAACGACCACTGCGTAACGCCAGATTCTCTGTAGGTGACTATTTAATCAAAATGCGATTGGCATGAGGGAGAAATTAAACAAGTGCAATGGACgcatgtgatcaaaatggAAGGTTTTGTTCTCTGGTAGTTGAGATCTGACAAGGTTTACGCGCTCTACGTGACAAATCAAGCTCCTTCACACTTGTCGCAACTGGGATCCCTATAGAGACACCGCATGGTGAGATCCCCATATGGAGATGGTATTGTTCTATTAGCCTTGACCTCATAGCCCAACCCTGTATAAAATAACAACTATGAGTATTTgttagcatatattgctCTTTTAATCAACACGATTCTTACGTTTGATTCTTTTGAAGTCTCAACGCACGAAGCGATTCCTCGAGAGTCGCTCTGATAGAACATACCATATGCATAGAATTAAATCTTGGCCCGGAAATATGCTTACTTGTGCTAACATATGCTTGACCATGGCCTTGCCAATGCCTTTTTGGAATTCAGGGTGAGTGCCGATCACTTGAAGATGAAGCAGGTTTTTCTTAGCTCCATCACCAAGGCCCTCGCGACTGAGGTTGTAGCAAGGTAGCATCTATCAATACATCAACCATTTTGGAGCTTAACAAGTCTGAATAACCTTATTTCGATGTGGATGATGGGCTTACCACTTCGTCCCACCATTGTCGTATTTTGGGATCTACTTTCCGAGTAAAGACGTCCAGTGGTTTAGTTGCTCGTTACTATGAGACAAAGCTGAACCTATCCAAGATTACCTTACGAGGGCAACGGCAGGACTCACTCATCAAGGAATTGATTCCCAGGCTCGTACCAAATAGACACTCCTGCCAAACGTTCATGACCATCCGTGTTAACAAATGCTCCCAGTACACGTCCAGCACCTGTCAGGGCCGCATAGAGCTGGGCTCTATTAAAGTCATTGTGAAGTTCAGGGTTATTCTCATACTCTACCCCCAGAGCAGGAAGGGTTAGAGGATCTATATAACACCCATCAACTTTCGATACGCATAGAGTCGTATCAAGCTTTTTGCCTGGACTTACTAGATGCAAATGCGATACTAATCAAGCCGGTCATTTCCTCCAGGTAGGTATCTGACTTAGTCTTTTCATAAGCCTTGAGTTCTATTAGTTTATTTATAAAGTACTCGCCAAAACCGGGTGTGCTTTTAGTGATTTCAACGATATTCATTGATGGCACCAGCATACTGTGAACGATGCACTTCAAGGGTCGCTTATAGAAACCTCATTCGTCTCAGGCACTGTTAAGACGATTATAGTAGTAAGAATCGGCACCTTTATAAATCTTGTAGTATGTATGCTTGTTCGAGATGAATACGAACCAGGCAACTACGTGGATATTGGAGTGCATTACTAAATTATCACGTGATtataattttttttttttttttttttttttttttttggtacatttccatatataaaacaatacgggagctacatgcgaactaggcaaaccgctcacaaaacaAGAACCGAACCGTGAAAGCTACAACACAAAACGCAGAAGAAGGAAGCACAGGAGGGAAACAGCAGGAGAAAGAGGAAACAACAGAGACAgtagcacggtcagagaACAAATGGAAGAGTCGCGTGGCGACATACAAgtggcttaaggcctaactcggggtagaggccgtaagggcgggaATGAAGTGGCGGCCTTAAGGGCGTATATACTACATGGTTTGAGCGGCTGCCTGcgggcctcctcgtcttcggccTATGCCCGTCTTGGCAATGAACTTTGCGACTGCTTCGAGACCTGCGagggagccaaacagtgtgggatcgttaatgttggtggaaaactcactAAGTATCCCCCTGTGTCCCGCCGTACGGGACAGGAGGTGGTTAAATGAAAGATAGTCTCTACCGACTCCCCGCAGGCACACCTGGGATCTACGTCGTGATGGAATTGTGCGTGGTACTCGCCATAATGGCCGTGCCCGGTGAGGTATTGTACGAGGCGGCACTCGATGTCCCTGCCCAATTTGCTTGAGTTAAATATGGGATGTAATTTGAGCGCGGGTGGGCGGGGGATGTAGTATTTCGAGTTTATTCTTGTTTCTGAATGCTCGTACCATGCTTTCTTCCATGAACGTACGGTTTTGCGTGTTGCCTGTTCTTTCGCCCATGTGATGGTGCGATTGAATAAGGGGGTCGGGGCCACTCTAGCTCCTTCGTTAGCCAAACGATCCGCTCTTTCGTTGCCTTCGACTCCGTTGTGTCCGGGCGTCCATGTGATGTGTATGGATCGTTCTGGGTGTCCCTCCACaaatgccttggcggcggGGACGAATATTCTGGACGCGTATTGGCACGGATGTCGCGAGAGGTCGGCGATTGATTTAACAGCGGACTGGTTGTCGCAATAGATGCGTATTTTGCGGTAACCTTGGTTTTCGGCTATTTGTTTAGCTTTCATGAACGCTAATAGAATTCCCAGCATTTCTGCATCGTATATGTTGGCTCGCGGTCCAATTCCGATTGACGACGAAGACAAAGTCCTTTTTCCGGCACGTATCACGTAGCCGACGCCGACTTTCCGAATGCCATTGGACACCGCCGCGTGCCCATCTGAGTAGCCAAGAACGCTGGCATGACATTCTTCCAGCACGCTGATTTCGGATAGGATTTTGTTGCGGTATTCGTCACGTTTAAGGCCGTCGGTGGTgtccttgattttgatttgatCAGGGAATGGAATGGACGGATTGGATGGGTGGTTGATGTGCGGCGTGACAAACTCGATGTGGGTGGCTATGTGATGCAATGAAATGGATGGGGGATTCCAAGTTCTTGGTCTTGTGTTCCTGTTGCTGTTGAgagtgggtgtatgcgtgtcCCATGATTCAGGGAGACGTTTAGCAACTTGGGACAACTTGGGGATGGTTCTGAGCTTGGTTGCGTAATTCATGATGAGCTTCTTGCACGTGATGTGCAGGGGTGGGATGGAGGCTAGGTGTTCAAGACAGGGGATGGGAGTGGTTTTGAAGGCTCCAAGAAGCCATCTCAATCCTTGGTTCTGGACCTTCCTAAGCGGTTCAAGCAACGACTTCTGTCTACGCCCCAGAAACCACAGAGGGATCCATATGTGAGGATGGGGATGACGCAGGTGATGTATAGGATGCGTGCGTGTTTGATGGTGTCCACGCTGTGTGTTGGCTAGCATTCTGAGTCCGGCTATGACAGCTTTGGCTTTGTTAGCGGAATTCAGGATGTGCTCTTTGAACAAGAGCTTCCTATCTAAGAAGAATCCTAGCCAACGGATACATCCTTGAGGCAGTATGGTGGAGTTCTTGCCATTCAGGGTAAGGTGAAGACTGGGTTGGAAGAGTGATTAGAGTTGCGATAGAAGTGAATAAGGTCTGACTTATCAATTTCAAATTCAAGGCCAAGTTGGAGAGCTGTGTTGGACACGCTGTGGCTATCCGCCTCATAGTAGACACATTATACTCATGGACTTCCCCCAAGCCAGTATAGTGAAgtcatcaatatatgcaaaggATTGCGCGTGTGGGTCTTGTGCAGCAATAAGCAAGGGGGTGGAGTATAAGGAGGATAATATGGGGGATAGTGGAGAACCTTGGGGAATACCCACAGGGGAAGTGCAATGGGAGGGCAGAGGTGCCCGTCAACCCTGAACTGCGCAGTTCTGTGGCTGAGATATGACTTGAGCCAATTGCAAATCTGGTTGGAGTATCCCATGCGGTCTAAGGTGTATATAAGTCTGCTGTGGTCCACATTGTTAAAGTATCCAGAGACGTCAAGGGTGATGAGTGAGACCCTGTGATTTGACTTCCAGTGAGTTTTGATGTCATGGATCATGCAGATCCCTGCATCGGTGCAAGATGTGATATCCCTCCCTCCAAATTGGCTATGAGGGATGAGAGTGTGTTTACCAGCCTCAAAAGTGAGTCGGGTGGTAATGACTTTCTCCAAGAGCTTAGACAGGGTTTCTAATAGGGCAATTGGTCTGTAGTTCTTGGGTAGGGACATGTCTTGGCGACGGGGTTTGGGTATGGGGGCAATGACACAGCTTCGCAGCACAGTGGGGTGATATCCAATGTTTAAGGCACAGATTGAAGAGTCTGGCAAACAGTGATGTGTCGTACCAGAAAGCCCACTTTAGCAGCCTGTAGTTAGAACCAAAGACACCAGGTGATGATTTGTTGGATGTGTTTTGATGGCGTTAGCAATTTCGTCTACTGATATCTCCTGAAAAGGCCGCTTGGGCATGGCTTTAATCCCAAGTGGTTGTAGGGATATGTGGGGATTGGCGACAGTAGGGAAGAATTGTTTGGCTAGGTTTTCGGCTTTGTGGTGTGGGTGCGTGGCTGTGTTGCCGCCGTTGGGGTTTTTGATCGGGGGCAGTAGGGATCGTCTTTTTCCTTGGAACCATTTCAGCGACTCGAAGACCTTGGACGTACGTATTTCAGATAGTATACGGTCACCGTTGTTTCGGCGAGCTCGTCTAATGGCGCCGCGTAGGGTAGCGCGTAGTTGGTCTCGGGTGCGTCCTTCGGGGTTATGTTTAAGGTCGTTGAGGGCGCCTGAGCATTCGGCGTTCCACCAAGGGGATCGGACTGGTCCGCTACCTTTCTTTTTGTTGCCGTCGGGCATCGTTTTCATCGTGGCGGTTGACATCGCTTCCAAGATCGCCCCCGTGATCAAGTCAGCGTCTTCGGCCGTAGTGGGTTCTTCGGGGAGTTCGAATTTCTTGAGGGCGTTGGCATAAGCTTCCACCCATTTGTCCTCCCGCTTGGGGTCGATTTGCCTGTGCGGTGTTTGGACCGCGTCTTCATCAGGCAGGTTTTGATCGGACGGCTGGATCGACCATGTTATGGCCATATGGTCCGATCCGCACGATCTGCCTGTCGAGGGCGTGTCTACTTCCCAGTTGAAGTTAGGCCATGCCTCGACGGCCCTAGGGTTAAGAAAGGTGAGATCAATGATTGAATTGGATTCGGTATTGGGTGCAATGCGTGTGGGGGAGGAGGTGGTGTTCATTAGGGTCAGGTCGTTGTACTCAGCGTAGTCCCTAAATTCTCTCTCGGTTTGGTTGGGGTGCCTGTTTTTCCATTTGGAATTATCGAGGCCCATCGGGGTGGTGGAGGTTGAAGTCTCCTGTTAGGATGAGTGGGCGTTCGGCTGGGATGATTTGTTCGGTAAGGTGTTGGATTGTTTTGTAGGCGTCTTTTCCGTGTGCGTATGTGTTGATGATGGTGAATTTGTGGTTTTCGAGAGACGTCTAGTGCGAGGATATCGCGGTGGATCGGGACGCAGTTGGAGAATTGTGCGTGAATGTGTCGGTCTTTGCGGATATAGATGGCGACGCTCGGGCCTTGTGCTTCTTCGAAGCCGGGTGGAACGACGCATAGATAATTGGGAGAGTTGACCGTGCCATAAATATTATGATGATTGGGGTTGGTATTTTTCTGGGAGCCGATGCGGCCCCACCATATGTCCTGAAAGATAAATATGTCAAAGTGCGCGTACAGTGGTTCGTTTAGCAGGGCATGCATGCGCGGGTTGCATCCTGCCACGTTGAGTTGGATGATGTGTCTTTCAGTCATTGCGGACCGATGACCGGTTTGCAATTTTGCGTGATAGGGCGGCGGAATTCGGACATTTTGGGGCATTCGGTGGTGTTGAATCGGTGTCCGTGAAGACTGCAAGATGTGCAGTAAACGCACTCGCATGGGTTCCCTTTGCCTTCGCGGATGCATCGGGGGCAGTTGTCTGCGTTGTGTTCGTCGGTCGAGTGGTTGTTGCGTCCGCATTTGTGGCAGCGGGGTTTCTTGGTTCGGCATTGACGTTCGGTGTGTCCGTAGCGAACGCATTTAGTGCAGGTTTGCAGTAGGGGTTTGGGGTTAAACTTCTGATTTCGCATTTCCTGCCGTAGATGAACAGGTTGGGTGAGCTCATTAGACGGGCCGAGGTGAGACCTCCTGCGTCTTCAAATGCGAACGAAACGGTGGAGGCATGGCGTCCCTCGGCTTGTAATCGCGCGGGGTCTGCTAGCCAGTCGGGTGCGAGGGTAAGTTTGACTGAGCCAAATTTGGCGGAGTCAGGGAAGGCTTCGTTGAGGAGCTGAGTTAGCTCCTCGCGGTTGCGCATGCGTTGGAGAGAGCCGCCCATCCCGGTGGGGACGTTGGTGACGACTAGTCTGCTCCAAGGGACCTCAGGTCCGAATTCGTACTCAGGGAGTCGTAGACGATCCATGAGCAGTGGGATGGCGTTTTCAATCGCCGTGACGGAGACATTATTGGAGAAGGAAAGGTGAAGGCTTGCCTTTAGTGACCACCGGACTCTTGTGAGTCTGCCCTTGCCGAGGTTGCGGTTTgcggcatcaaggcattcTCGCATGGCCACGAATATGCTTTCGGGGTTTGGTTGGGTGACGGGTAGAGTTTTGAAACGAACAACAAATTCTTGTCGTCGCTCTGTGCGGGCGCCGGTTTGGCGATATCCCTCTTGATAGCAGCGGCAATGTTAGAGGCTTTGACCTCCGGGGCTTTGGCTGGCGCCTTTGCCGCGACATTGCAAAGCTTGGACGCGTTTGTGAGGAGTTGACGGTTGGGGCGGGACTTGGTTAGTTGTGTGTTTGTTTCTAGACGTGCTCGTTTGTGCAGTGTGTACCTGCGGCGATTTGCCTTCGAGTTTGTCTAGTCGGGACTTGATATCGTCGAGCTGCCCCATCTTGGTTAAAATCGCCTGGAGCATGGCTTGAGTGGGATCGGTAGTGCTGAGTGTGTTGGTGCTGGTGGGTTTGTGTAGCCTCCCCACTCGCCTGGTTTGGCGTCGGTTCCCCAGCAGATTTCGGTGGTTAGGGGGTTAGGTTGGTTCGGGCCGGGTTCGGGTTCGCCCATGTATgtgtcttcctcttcgtcttgcTTCATCGGTGATTCCGGACGACTTGGTCCTGCTTCCGTGCCGTTGTAAAGCGCGTTTCGGCGATTGAAGAGATTTGGTTGCCTAGTTTTTCGATTTTTTGAATGAATGCGTTCGTGCTGCTCTTTTCTTCGTCGGTATCGTCATATAGTTGTCTGTTCTCGATGATGTTGGCGATGGCTTGGTTGGTGATGGTGTAGTACTTGATGCAGCGTTCGAGAGCTTCGTTGTCGGGGTAGCCTCCAGCCTCGAGGCGTTTAAACCAGTGTAGCTCTTGGCTGCTGAAAACCCAGTCTTCCATGGGGGTGACTTGTCTTTCGGTGGGTCTCGTGCGGTTTCGGGTGGGGGTGGTTGATCCTGGCCTAGATACGGCCTTCTCTTCAACGTATGTGATTTTGGGAGGGCTAGAGGAGGGTTCATCGTCCAACGTATATTCCGTGAGTTGCGCCAGCGCCGCGCCGGCATCTCTAACCTGTTCTGACTCTTGTGAGGAGCTGATGACCAGTGTGATGCCTGCGTTTGCGACGCCAGAGCTTCTCGGCGGGCTTGCGACGAGAGGAACAGTGGGGGGGGGCTAAGGGTATAGTCCGATATGCGGTCAGTTTCGGCTAGCGCGCTAGCGACTGCCTCTTGTGTGCCTCCGCTAGGGATGGCAGAGAATGGATTTTTGTATACAGGCTTACGGTTAGGGACATTGGCTATTTTTCTGGGTTTTTTGTCGGAATCATCGGATGCGTAAATATATGGAGTCATTAGAGTCGTTGTTTTTGGGTTTTTTGATGACTTTTCTAACAGTCGGGTAATCAGAAGCAATATCATGTTCGTGTATGCCAGTCAAATCAGAGGTAGAGCGAGTAGAACGACGCAAAATGTTCGAAAAGCGCGAGCTAatgcctttgcccttgggctCAGGATTGTCGGTCATGGTCGCCGACGTCACGTGATTATAATACAGCAATATTTGAGATATTTTAAAGGCGCATATCATGTGCCCAACAGGCACACAAGGTCAAGGAATCAGCATATACAAGTAGTTAAAACAACTCATAACAATCGATCTCGTAGATCTTAGGACTTTAGGTATAATCGAGCTCGCTTTCAAAAGGACACGGGGAATCTAACACCAGTGCGTACTATGGGGTTGCCGAACCTCTGTAGATATATATGAATGTTACTACATAATGAAGAGAACATATCCTATTAACTTGAAAACTCGTTTAAATTATTTATAGAAATATAACTATGTCAGCATAATATCGGTACACTCTTATCATATTTCGAAGAAGTTACCGGCTAATGCGCATTCATCTCATTGACAGTCTCCGCGTAAGAGACAGCGCGATTTCGATGACTCTTTCCAAATTTGAACCACTCCAATACTACCTGTTATTGGTCCGGATGGAACTTAGCATTTATGGGGTGTGATAGACTAATTCCGCGTCTGATACCCTTCGATTAGTACTATGATGAACAGCAATTTGGTCTAAATAAAGCTTCCTTTCTTATTAATAGGTAACCTAATCAAACGACCGCGAGGTCTTGTTTGGGTCCCCCGCAATATATCTTTCCTACGGGTTGGGCTCTACATATCGTATAGCCAACGTACTACAAAGGCTTGATCGCACACTCATACAATCTCGACAATTGCTCCCTCTCCCATCTGTCTGCAAATCATCCTACGTGCGCACCTAGACCTAATTCCCAGAGAAGATTTGGTTTGACTGAACACGAGCTTACCTAGACTCTACGTATCTTTTGTTGGTTCGATGGTCCGATGGTCCAATGTGATTCTGGGATGGCTTCATAACAAAGTTTGGGAGCATTCTGCTAGTAGGGAAGTTACGCAAACTTATTGACACGCCTCCAAGTCGACCAGGGTTTCTACGTACGGTTCGACGGACACCCTTGAAATGATGAGAACCAATCCATCGAAATAGAGATTATTTTAATCCCACCAAAATGGACCAGGTTAAATCCACACGACCTGCAAGAGAGCGCGTATGCGGAGTTGGGTCACAAACGAGGGATGAACAGAAGTTGATCATAGAATATATTACACGGGAGTCTGGGGCTCCGTCTGTCACAATCACAAACCGGGTGTCAAGGAAAGCTCAGATATTTCTTCACGACGAATCATGCCGCTAGGTCGGATTCCGAACTAGGAAGGCGTTTAGAATGGCAGCGTCAAGTGGCTATGGGATTATGGTGATAATCAGAACCGGAGACTTCTTTCAATATAAAAAGCCTCGAGACCCATGAGCTCATCAGACAACCGTGCACGATCACGAGCAGGCACATAAAATCCGCGCCCAACAACCTTAAGAACTTGAACTGCCACAAAACATGCCCCCTTCAAGCCTCACTTCGTACCTTTTATCACAAACTAATTCGACAGCTTACATTGCGGCAACAAACCACCCGTTTCTCAAAAAAGCGGGGGAAGGTACACTTTCGCCGGAAACACTTGCACACTGGCTGTACCAGGACCGAATCTATGCTGCACACGCTTATCCCCGATTTGTGGGACTTTTGATCGCCAAGATTCCCTTCGAGACTCGGGATATTTCTAGTTTTCGTTCGGACGTGACTCGTGCTGAGAGTACGAATAGGCAGATTTTGGACTGCTTGAGTTTCTCGCTGGTGAATATCGTTCGAGAAGTCAAATTTTTCGAAACAACGGCAGGGAGCATCGATGCCCAGAATAGTAGCGAAATCGAGTCTGAGCGAGCGGAGACTAGGAATTACACTGCCGAGATGGCACGGGTTGCGAGCCTTGGAACTTTAGAAGAGGGACTGGTGTTCCTGTGGGCCATGGAGAAGGTATACATATTCTCTGTTTTCGTCGACCTATTTATATCTTTAGTATACTGACACACCCTTTTAGATGTACCTGGATTCTTGGACCTTTGCGTCCAAGCAAACGAGGCAAGAGCGCCCGAAGGGCCTCGACGCGTTCATTACAAACTGGACGTCAGATGAATTTAAAAATTTTGTGGACGATTTGGAGAAATTGGTTGACTTGTTGGGCATCGAACAAGGTTCAGACAATTGGAGACGAGCTGAAGCAACATGGAATAGGGTGGTAGAATTGGAGGAAGCATTTTGGCCTAAA from Rhizoctonia solani chromosome 16, complete sequence includes the following:
- a CDS encoding GNAT family acetyltransferase, producing the protein MTFPAVGYTYEKNPEIHNDFHRVELQTALMGAGRVFGAFIDIEGVERLAGIAIWYGPGKQFLDENDPEQLVYWTHFSNKLDPKPVSGGRKCQLTLDGLGEGVKKGLFHLQVLGVHPNFHRRGVGRALIDYMLPQIDAQGIASCVETANEANMLFYGSFGFQVKSKKEFPSTHGDFVMWCLRREPNAGKELPSN
- a CDS encoding Reverse transcriptase (RNA-dependent DNA polymerase), which gives rise to MSLPKNYRPIALLETLSKLLEKVITTRLTFEAGKHTLIPHSQFGGRDITSCTDAGICMIHDIKTHWKSNHRVSLITLDVSGYFNNVDHSRLIYTLDRMGYSNQICNWLKSYLSHRTAQFRVDGHLCPPIALPLLHLTLNGKNSTILPQGCIRWLGFFLDRKLLFKEHILNSANKAKAVIAGLRMLANTQRGHHQTRTHPIHHLRHPHPHIWIPLWFLGRRQKSLLEPLRKVQNQGLRWLLGAFKTTPIPCLEHLASIPPLHITCKKLIMNYATKLRTIPKLSQVAKRLPESWDTHTPTLNSNRNTRPRTWNPPSISLHHIATHIEFVTPHINHPSNPSIPFPDQIKIKDTTDGLKRDEYRNKILSEISVLEECHASVLGYSDGHAAVSNGIRKVGVGYVIRAGKRTLSSSSIGIGPRANIYDAEMLGILLAFMKAKQIAENQGYRKIRIYCDNQSAVKSIADLSRHPCQYASRIFVPAAKAFVEGHPERSIHITWTPGHNGVEGNERADRLANEGARVAPTPLFNRTITWAKEQATRKTVRSWKKAWYEHSETRINSKYYIPRPPALKLHPIFNSSKLGRDIECRLVQYLTGHGHYGEYHAQFHHDVDPRGILSEFSTNINDPTLFGSLAGLEAVAKFIAKTGIGRRRGGPQAAAQTITPGFGEYFINKLIELKAYEKTKSDTYLEEMTGLISIAFASNPLTLPALGVEYENNPELHNDFNRAQLYAALTGAGRVLGAFVNTDGHERLAGVSIWYEPGNQFLDDREGLGDGAKKNLLHLQVIGTHPEFQKGIGKAMVKHMLAQSDSRGIASCVETSKESNLLFYTGLGYEVKANRTIPSPYGDLTMRCLYRDPSCDKCEGA
- a CDS encoding TENA/THI-4 family protein; this translates as MPPSSLTSYLLSQTNSTAYIAATNHPFLKKAGEGTLSPETLAHWLYQDRIYAAHAYPRFVGLLIAKIPFETRDISSFRSDVTRAESTNRQILDCLSFSLVNIVREVKFFETTAGSIDAQNSSEIESERAETRNYTAEMARVASLGTLEEGLVFLWAMEKMYLDSWTFASKQTRQERPKGLDAFITNWTSDEFKNFVDDLEKLVDLLGIEQGSDNWRRAEATWNRVVELEEAFWPKV